One window from the genome of Rhodopseudomonas sp. P2A-2r encodes:
- a CDS encoding L,D-transpeptidase family protein, which produces MKHFSIIAATLLATGTAWGQTAVQPPAAPAAAAASTVGAAATTPQPARNVVSSPDARSAAALALSDQPTFDTGTAARLLHAIVSYSEIARSGGWPSIPADAKFALGVNGSSDALLRLRLIVTGDLAADKASGAYDKTLADAVKHFQARHGLPTTGMVGPLTLAALNVQVQKRVQQLEASLERIKQMGFGFGPRYVVVNLPAAYAEAIENDVVVRRYRVIVGKTEKPSPTLIAEISNVNLNPTWTVPTSITRNEIAAHMRKDPTYLTRMHMQLLDSKEAVIDPATVDWSQTPNFTVRQVPGEWNALGQVRIDMPNNYAVYMHDTNQKNLFTDDYRFDSHGCARIDNVRDLAAWILKDLPKWDRAAIDAKIASGERETIKLPTKIPVAWTYLTGWMTRDNTVNFRNDIYDQDAQLVEATAEEEAFFGKAAQPVAR; this is translated from the coding sequence ATGAAGCATTTTTCAATCATTGCCGCGACGCTGCTCGCCACCGGAACGGCCTGGGGCCAGACCGCCGTTCAGCCGCCGGCAGCGCCCGCTGCGGCCGCGGCCAGCACGGTCGGCGCTGCCGCGACGACGCCGCAGCCTGCCCGCAATGTCGTCTCAAGCCCGGATGCGCGTTCGGCCGCCGCGCTGGCGCTGTCCGACCAGCCGACCTTCGACACCGGCACCGCCGCTCGTCTTCTCCACGCCATTGTCAGCTATAGCGAGATCGCCCGAAGCGGCGGCTGGCCGTCCATCCCGGCGGACGCCAAGTTTGCCCTCGGCGTGAACGGCAGCAGCGACGCCTTGTTGCGCCTCCGCCTGATCGTCACCGGCGACCTCGCCGCCGACAAGGCCAGTGGCGCTTACGACAAGACGCTCGCAGACGCCGTCAAACACTTCCAGGCACGCCATGGCCTGCCCACCACCGGCATGGTCGGGCCGCTCACCCTCGCCGCACTCAACGTGCAGGTGCAGAAGCGGGTCCAGCAGCTTGAGGCTTCGCTCGAGCGCATCAAGCAGATGGGCTTCGGTTTCGGTCCGCGTTATGTGGTGGTCAATCTGCCCGCCGCCTATGCCGAGGCGATCGAGAACGACGTCGTGGTGCGGCGCTATCGCGTCATCGTCGGCAAGACCGAGAAGCCGTCGCCGACGCTGATCGCCGAGATCAGCAACGTCAACCTCAACCCGACATGGACCGTGCCGACCTCGATCACCAGGAACGAGATCGCCGCGCATATGCGCAAGGATCCGACCTATCTGACCCGCATGCACATGCAGCTGCTGGACAGCAAGGAAGCGGTGATCGATCCGGCCACGGTGGACTGGTCGCAGACGCCGAACTTCACCGTGCGACAGGTCCCGGGCGAGTGGAACGCGCTGGGCCAGGTGCGCATCGACATGCCGAACAACTACGCCGTCTACATGCACGACACCAACCAGAAGAACCTGTTCACCGACGACTATCGTTTCGACTCGCACGGCTGCGCCCGGATCGACAATGTCCGCGATCTCGCCGCATGGATCCTGAAGGACCTGCCGAAGTGGGACCGCGCCGCCATCGACGCCAAGATCGCCAGCGGCGAGCGCGAGACCATCAAGCTGCCGACCAAGATTCCGGTGGCCTGGACCTATCTCACCGGGTGGATGACCCGCGACAACACGGTCAACTTCCGCAACGACATCTACGACCAGGATGCGCAGCTGGTGGAAGCCACCGCAGAGGAAGAGGCGTTCTTCGGCAAGGCCGCGCAGCCGGTCGCGAGGTAG
- a CDS encoding cysteine rich repeat-containing protein → MKRLLLIAFLLPVAPASAQTNDSHSACARDVSRFCRAKMNDGDSVVLACLKENRARLSKACAKVLTDNGQ, encoded by the coding sequence ATGAAGCGTCTGTTGCTCATTGCATTTCTGCTGCCGGTCGCGCCGGCGTCCGCGCAGACCAACGATAGCCATTCGGCCTGCGCGCGCGACGTGTCGCGGTTCTGCCGGGCCAAGATGAACGACGGCGATTCCGTTGTGCTGGCCTGCCTGAAGGAGAATCGCGCCAGGCTCAGCAAGGCTTGCGCCAAGGTGCTGACCGATAACGGCCAGTAG
- a CDS encoding MFS transporter, producing the protein MTDAPRSSLFPADGVAAPLRYPVFRRIWLASLLSNLGLMIQSVGAAWAMTQMTSSADKVALVQTALMLPIMLISMPAGAVADMYDRRVVSLVSLVLSLVGAGTLTALTWLGLVTPNILLAFCFIIGSGMALFGPAWQSSVSEQVPHEVLPSAVALNGISYNIARSFGPAIGGIVVASAGAVAAFACNAVLYVPLLVMLLIWRRNVEVSRLPRERLSRAIVSGVRYILNSPSIRVVLARTLITGICGGSVSALMPLVARDLLHGGAQTYGIMLGAFGMGAVIGALNIGHARKHLSGEASIRLCALIMGAAIAVIAVSSEPVLTAAALVVAGAVWMLAVALFNIGVQLSAPRWVAGRSLAAFQAAIAGGIAIGSWGWGYLTDHVGVELALLTSAAAMFVSPLFGLWLRMPPIGARVEDADSLEDPEVRLALTGRSGPLVVEIEYRVDQEQARAFHGVMQDVQLSRQRNGAYGWSIARDIADPELWTERYHCPTWLDYLRQRNRSTQSERALHQRAMAFHLGPDPVRVRRMLERPFGSVRWKDDTPDIAANDVLPVSTPAGSSG; encoded by the coding sequence ATGACCGACGCACCGAGATCCAGCCTGTTCCCCGCCGACGGCGTTGCCGCACCGCTGCGCTATCCGGTGTTCCGGCGGATCTGGCTGGCCAGCCTGCTGTCCAATCTCGGCCTGATGATCCAGAGCGTCGGCGCGGCCTGGGCGATGACCCAGATGACCTCCTCCGCCGACAAGGTGGCGCTGGTGCAAACCGCCTTGATGCTGCCGATCATGCTGATCTCGATGCCGGCCGGGGCAGTCGCCGACATGTATGACCGCCGCGTTGTGTCGCTGGTCTCGCTGGTGCTGTCGCTGGTCGGCGCCGGCACGCTGACGGCGCTGACCTGGCTCGGGCTGGTGACGCCCAATATCCTGCTGGCATTCTGCTTCATCATCGGCAGCGGCATGGCGCTGTTCGGCCCGGCCTGGCAGTCCTCGGTCAGTGAGCAGGTGCCACACGAAGTGCTGCCGTCGGCTGTGGCGCTGAACGGCATCAGCTACAATATCGCGCGAAGCTTCGGCCCCGCGATCGGCGGCATCGTGGTGGCCAGCGCCGGTGCGGTGGCTGCCTTCGCCTGCAATGCGGTGCTCTACGTGCCATTGCTGGTGATGCTGCTGATCTGGCGCCGCAACGTCGAAGTATCGCGGCTGCCGCGCGAGCGGCTCAGCCGTGCCATCGTCTCCGGCGTGCGCTACATCCTGAATTCGCCGTCCATCCGCGTCGTGCTGGCGCGCACCCTGATCACCGGCATCTGCGGCGGCTCGGTGTCAGCGCTGATGCCCCTGGTGGCGCGCGACCTGCTGCACGGCGGCGCGCAGACCTACGGCATCATGCTCGGCGCCTTCGGCATGGGCGCGGTGATCGGTGCGCTGAATATCGGCCATGCCCGCAAGCACCTCAGCGGCGAAGCCTCGATCCGGCTCTGTGCGCTGATCATGGGCGCGGCCATCGCGGTGATCGCCGTCAGCTCGGAGCCGGTGCTGACCGCGGCGGCTTTGGTGGTCGCGGGCGCGGTCTGGATGCTGGCGGTGGCGCTGTTCAACATCGGCGTGCAGCTGTCGGCGCCGCGCTGGGTGGCCGGGCGCTCGCTGGCCGCGTTCCAGGCGGCAATCGCCGGCGGCATCGCCATCGGCAGCTGGGGCTGGGGCTACCTCACCGATCACGTCGGCGTCGAGCTGGCCTTGCTGACATCGGCTGCGGCGATGTTCGTCTCGCCGCTGTTCGGCCTGTGGCTGCGGATGCCGCCGATCGGCGCCCGCGTCGAGGATGCCGATTCGCTCGAAGATCCCGAGGTCCGGCTGGCCCTGACCGGACGCAGCGGCCCACTGGTGGTGGAGATCGAATATCGCGTCGACCAGGAGCAGGCCCGCGCCTTCCACGGCGTGATGCAGGACGTCCAGCTCAGCCGCCAGCGTAACGGCGCCTATGGCTGGTCGATCGCCCGCGACATCGCCGATCCCGAATTGTGGACCGAGCGCTATCACTGTCCGACTTGGCTCGACTACCTGCGCCAGCGCAACCGCTCGACCCAGTCCGAACGCGCGCTGCACCAGCGCGCCATGGCGTTCCACCTCGGCCCCGATCCGGTCCGGGTGCGCCGCATGCTGGAGCGGCCGTTCGGATCGGTGCGCTGGAAGGACGATACGCCGGACATCGCCGCCAACGACGTGCTGCCGGTATCGACTCCGGCCGGCAGCAGCGGCTGA
- a CDS encoding hydrolase, with protein sequence MQPVRRAILKGLAALPFAGAVSFRAAAQTPAVAPDVTDVPPILFVHGNGDHAALWLTTLWRMESNGVARDRLMALNFTDPLARNDDAVPQQYRSSTEDARRELGEAVAQLKQRTGASRVALVANSRGGNALRNYIKNGGGKDVGHAVLCGTPNHGVHTWPEAPGMEFNGSGPFLRGLIGSDGSEVTEGTAFLTLRSDGMDKYAQPDGRFLGKPGVATGVTAEGPELRGATNLVLGPVDHRETAYHPRAFREIYKFIAGREPQRIAIVPEAQVRLSGLVTGTPGGVPTNRPVADASVEVFRVAPDSGERIGAALLSARTAADGRWGPVQVDPTWPLEIVLAQAGAPITHTYRSPFPRSSEVVHLRAARPLGAADAGAGAVVILSRARGYFGLPRDVVLFDGREPADVKPGVPTDTSATLRLAATDVGRPVPALFNEERIVARAWPAAENRITVAELTY encoded by the coding sequence ATGCAGCCAGTGCGACGGGCGATCCTCAAAGGCTTGGCGGCGCTGCCCTTCGCGGGGGCGGTCAGTTTCCGCGCCGCAGCGCAAACGCCCGCTGTTGCGCCTGATGTCACCGATGTGCCGCCGATCCTGTTCGTCCATGGCAATGGCGACCACGCCGCCTTGTGGCTCACCACGCTGTGGCGCATGGAATCCAACGGCGTCGCGCGCGACCGCCTGATGGCGTTGAACTTCACCGATCCGCTGGCGCGCAACGACGATGCGGTTCCACAGCAATACCGGTCCTCGACCGAGGATGCGCGTCGCGAGCTCGGCGAAGCGGTGGCCCAGCTCAAGCAGCGGACCGGCGCCAGCCGCGTCGCGCTGGTGGCCAATTCACGTGGCGGCAATGCGCTGCGCAATTACATCAAGAACGGCGGCGGCAAGGACGTCGGTCACGCCGTGCTGTGCGGCACGCCCAACCACGGTGTCCATACCTGGCCGGAGGCGCCGGGCATGGAGTTCAACGGCAGCGGGCCGTTTTTGCGCGGCCTCATTGGCAGCGACGGGTCGGAAGTGACCGAGGGCACGGCCTTCCTGACCCTGCGCAGCGACGGCATGGACAAGTACGCGCAGCCGGACGGCCGGTTTCTCGGCAAGCCCGGCGTGGCCACCGGCGTTACCGCCGAAGGGCCCGAGCTGCGCGGCGCCACCAATCTGGTGCTCGGCCCCGTCGACCATCGCGAGACCGCCTACCATCCGCGCGCTTTCCGCGAGATCTACAAGTTCATCGCCGGCCGCGAGCCGCAGCGGATCGCCATCGTTCCCGAAGCACAGGTGCGGCTGAGCGGACTGGTGACCGGCACGCCCGGTGGTGTGCCGACGAACCGGCCGGTGGCCGACGCGTCCGTCGAGGTGTTCCGCGTGGCGCCGGATTCCGGTGAGCGGATCGGCGCCGCGCTTCTCTCGGCACGGACGGCGGCCGACGGGCGCTGGGGTCCGGTGCAAGTCGATCCCACCTGGCCGCTGGAAATCGTGCTGGCCCAGGCAGGCGCGCCGATCACCCACACTTATCGTTCGCCGTTTCCGCGCTCCTCCGAAGTGGTGCATCTGCGCGCCGCGCGTCCATTGGGCGCCGCCGATGCCGGCGCCGGCGCGGTGGTCATCCTGTCGCGGGCGCGCGGCTATTTCGGTCTGCCACGCGACGTGGTGCTGTTCGACGGTCGCGAGCCCGCCGATGTGAAGCCGGGCGTGCCGACCGATACGTCGGCGACGCTGCGGCTCGCGGCGACCGATGTCGGCCGCCCGGTGCCGGCGCTGTTCAACGAGGAGCGCATCGTGGCCCGGGCCTGGCCCGCGGCGGAAAACCGCATCACGGTGGCGGAGCTGACCTACTGA
- a CDS encoding cytochrome P450: MSIAETFDHLLARAPLVPPSPPRASSTMGPLGRMAATRKSVIGTWGQRAYEEDIIKGRFFGRASFILNTPDTIRHVLVDNYENYTRTAAGIRVLRPMLGEGLLLAEGRAWKHQRRTLAPAFTPRAVNTLVPHMISAVDETLDELEAARHGPVDLREIMQRMTLEIAGRTMFSFDMGARGAELRGFVLEYGSKLARPHFFDLLLPLSWPTPQEFARNRFRKRWTRFVAELIAARRAAGKNESAPPRDLFDLMVAARDPETGAAFSDAQLGDQVATMILAGHETTATALFWALYLLALDPATQQQLAAEANAAAAHGPLAAENLPFTRAVIDETMRLYPPAFLIARAASGPDRLGEFDVARNDVILIAPWLLHRHEKLWRDPEAFMPARFLPGTPPPDRFAYLPFGVGARVCIGAHFALVEATLALAKIVGSFRVTLQDQEPVMPVGIVTTQPDRSPRFRIERR; the protein is encoded by the coding sequence ATGAGCATCGCCGAAACCTTCGATCATCTCCTGGCGCGCGCGCCGCTGGTGCCGCCGTCACCGCCGCGGGCGTCGTCGACCATGGGGCCGCTCGGGCGGATGGCGGCGACGCGCAAGAGCGTCATCGGAACCTGGGGCCAGCGCGCCTATGAAGAGGACATCATCAAGGGCCGCTTCTTCGGCCGTGCCTCCTTCATCCTGAATACACCCGACACCATCCGCCATGTGCTGGTGGACAACTACGAGAATTACACCCGCACCGCCGCTGGTATCCGCGTGCTCCGGCCGATGCTCGGCGAGGGGTTGTTGCTGGCCGAGGGCCGCGCTTGGAAGCACCAGCGCCGCACGCTCGCGCCGGCCTTCACGCCGCGCGCGGTTAATACCCTGGTGCCGCACATGATCTCGGCGGTGGACGAGACGTTGGATGAGCTTGAGGCCGCGCGCCATGGTCCGGTCGACCTGCGCGAGATCATGCAGCGCATGACGCTGGAAATCGCCGGCCGCACCATGTTCTCCTTCGACATGGGCGCGCGTGGGGCGGAGCTGCGCGGTTTCGTGCTGGAATACGGCAGCAAGCTGGCGCGGCCGCACTTCTTCGACCTGCTGCTGCCGCTGTCCTGGCCGACGCCGCAGGAATTTGCCCGCAACCGGTTTCGCAAGCGCTGGACCCGCTTTGTGGCCGAACTGATCGCCGCCCGCCGTGCCGCCGGCAAGAACGAAAGCGCGCCGCCGCGCGACCTGTTCGACCTGATGGTGGCGGCGCGCGATCCGGAAACCGGTGCTGCGTTTTCCGATGCACAGCTCGGCGACCAGGTGGCGACGATGATCCTCGCCGGCCATGAGACGACGGCGACAGCGCTGTTCTGGGCGCTGTATCTGCTGGCGCTCGATCCGGCGACGCAGCAGCAGCTTGCCGCGGAGGCAAACGCCGCCGCTGCGCATGGGCCGCTGGCCGCCGAAAACCTGCCGTTCACCCGCGCGGTGATCGACGAGACCATGCGGCTGTATCCGCCGGCGTTCCTGATCGCGCGTGCGGCCTCCGGACCGGACCGGCTCGGCGAGTTCGATGTGGCGCGCAACGACGTGATCCTGATCGCGCCATGGCTGCTGCACCGGCACGAGAAATTGTGGCGCGATCCCGAGGCCTTCATGCCGGCCCGCTTCCTGCCCGGCACGCCGCCGCCGGATCGTTTTGCCTATCTGCCGTTCGGGGTCGGCGCGCGGGTGTGCATCGGCGCACATTTTGCGCTGGTCGAGGCGACGCTGGCACTGGCGAAGATCGTCGGCAGCTTTCGCGTGACGCTGCAGGACCAGGAGCCGGTGATGCCGGTCGGCATCGTCACCACCCAGCCGGACCGCTCGCCCAGGTTCCGGATCGAACGTCGCTGA
- a CDS encoding adenylate/guanylate cyclase domain-containing protein — translation MSDLHVQFAALKQAVDPAVAGAIEQLIVDGADHALNRINVLDFAARNGLDEERAIAGFLHAARLGLFDLTWNVLCPGCSGVLDAHGTLKSLRSDDYQCGLCGCGYAASVDEQVEVAFTVAPRIRRIAAHDPNSLPIWEYFRQVFWSSGVDFDAASFASLSDDIVLAARELPAHQKADLALQLPPQFLIVFEPVTHVAQFIDVQGEPTGEVQQLALVYRGDHAPSQTTTLRPGPLRLSLDNQTGARVLPSVLVAADALHHLIGKRKPFVTAKRILSNQTFRDVYKADNLDIDQRLKITSLTFLFTDLKGSTALYERVGDLAAFDLVRAHFHALLEIISSEAGAVVKTIGDAVMATFVRPEQALAAALRMRTAMDKLNEQRGTRDLVVKIGIHEGPCLAVMLNERQDYFGQTVNIAARVQGLSNSQAIHVTGPIMAAGAVEAMLQQAAITPIEKQAALRGITDKIMVYEIP, via the coding sequence ATGAGTGATCTTCACGTCCAATTCGCCGCGCTAAAACAGGCGGTCGATCCTGCCGTTGCCGGGGCCATCGAGCAGTTGATCGTCGATGGCGCCGACCACGCGCTCAACCGCATCAACGTGCTCGACTTTGCAGCGCGCAACGGCCTCGACGAGGAGCGGGCGATCGCCGGCTTCCTGCATGCGGCGCGGCTCGGCCTGTTCGACCTCACCTGGAACGTATTGTGCCCGGGTTGCAGCGGGGTGCTTGACGCCCACGGCACGCTGAAGTCGCTGCGATCCGACGACTATCAATGCGGCCTGTGCGGCTGCGGCTATGCGGCGTCGGTGGACGAGCAGGTCGAGGTTGCCTTCACGGTGGCGCCGCGGATCCGGCGGATCGCTGCGCACGATCCCAACTCGCTGCCAATCTGGGAGTACTTCAGGCAGGTGTTCTGGAGTTCTGGCGTCGATTTCGACGCGGCGTCCTTTGCCTCGCTGTCGGACGACATCGTGCTCGCCGCGCGCGAACTGCCGGCGCACCAGAAGGCCGACCTGGCGTTGCAACTGCCGCCTCAGTTCCTGATCGTGTTCGAACCGGTGACCCATGTCGCGCAGTTCATCGACGTGCAGGGCGAACCGACCGGGGAGGTGCAGCAGCTCGCACTGGTCTACCGCGGCGACCATGCGCCGAGCCAGACCACCACGCTGCGGCCGGGGCCGCTGCGGCTGTCGCTCGACAACCAAACCGGCGCGCGGGTGCTGCCGTCGGTGCTGGTGGCGGCGGATGCGCTCCATCACCTGATAGGTAAGCGCAAGCCGTTCGTCACCGCCAAGCGGATACTGTCCAACCAGACGTTTCGGGACGTCTATAAGGCCGACAATCTCGACATCGACCAGCGGCTGAAGATCACCTCGCTGACCTTCCTGTTCACCGACCTCAAGGGCTCCACGGCGCTCTACGAGCGTGTCGGCGATCTCGCCGCCTTCGACCTGGTGCGCGCGCATTTCCATGCGCTGCTGGAGATCATTTCTTCGGAGGCCGGCGCGGTGGTGAAGACCATCGGCGATGCGGTGATGGCCACCTTCGTGCGGCCGGAACAGGCGCTTGCCGCCGCATTGCGCATGCGCACGGCGATGGACAAGCTCAACGAGCAGCGCGGCACCCGCGATCTGGTGGTGAAGATCGGCATCCACGAGGGTCCGTGCCTGGCGGTGATGCTCAACGAGCGGCAGGACTACTTCGGCCAGACGGTCAACATCGCCGCGCGCGTCCAGGGCCTGTCCAATTCGCAGGCCATCCACGTCACCGGCCCGATCATGGCAGCCGGCGCGGTGGAGGCGATGCTGCAGCAGGCAGCGATCACGCCGATCGAAAAGCAAGCGGCACTACGCGGCATCACCGACAAGATCATGGTTTACGAAATCCCATAA
- a CDS encoding TerB family tellurite resistance protein yields the protein MLETLRQFIADVVSPDAHANQAFDDSGYRLAATALLIHVISLDGEPSAIEKSKLHSLIETRFGLDPGTADRLIAAATLEEGEAVDLYHFTSVIMRSVDEEGRLRIIEMMWELVYVDGRVSEFEENVVWRAADLLAVSSRDRINLKRRIAGDAADTGATS from the coding sequence ATGCTGGAGACATTGCGCCAATTCATTGCCGACGTGGTTTCCCCTGACGCGCACGCCAATCAGGCATTCGACGATAGCGGCTATCGCCTCGCGGCGACGGCGTTGCTCATCCACGTGATCTCGCTGGACGGCGAACCGTCGGCCATCGAGAAGAGCAAGCTGCACAGCCTGATCGAAACGCGCTTCGGGCTCGATCCCGGCACTGCGGACCGGCTGATCGCCGCCGCGACGCTGGAGGAAGGCGAGGCGGTCGATCTCTACCACTTCACCAGCGTCATCATGCGTTCGGTCGATGAAGAGGGCCGGCTGCGCATCATCGAAATGATGTGGGAGCTGGTCTATGTGGACGGCCGCGTCAGCGAGTTCGAGGAGAATGTGGTGTGGCGCGCAGCGGATCTGCTCGCGGTCTCGTCGCGGGATCGTATCAACCTCAAGCGCCGCATTGCCGGTGACGCGGCGGACACCGGCGCGACCAGCTGA
- a CDS encoding SDR family NAD(P)-dependent oxidoreductase, producing MTERVTLITGASAGIGAELAKVFAANDHRVALVARRGDRLTALAAEIVAAGGAAPIIIPCDLEARDAGDCIAAALVAADVDVEFVVNNAGFGMFGKAVEMDRVQQLGLIDVNVRALTELSLRFSESVIRTGGGILNVSSIAGFLPGPGMAVYYASKAYVLSLTEALHQELGPKGVRVTALCPGPVSSEFQLRAGFEPGLDSAILSVSPAKVALAGYRGLMANKRVVLPGLGIKMIPLMLRLFPRGFVAGVVARIQLRRT from the coding sequence GTGACTGAACGCGTGACGTTGATTACCGGTGCGTCGGCCGGCATTGGCGCCGAGCTCGCGAAGGTGTTCGCGGCCAACGATCACCGCGTTGCGCTGGTGGCGCGCCGGGGCGACCGGCTCACAGCGCTCGCCGCCGAGATCGTTGCTGCCGGCGGCGCCGCGCCGATCATCATTCCCTGCGACCTCGAAGCGCGCGATGCCGGCGACTGCATCGCCGCGGCGCTGGTGGCTGCCGATGTCGACGTTGAATTTGTCGTCAACAATGCCGGCTTCGGCATGTTCGGCAAGGCGGTCGAGATGGATCGCGTCCAGCAACTCGGGCTTATCGACGTCAACGTGCGCGCGCTGACCGAGCTGTCGCTGCGGTTTTCCGAGAGCGTGATCCGGACCGGCGGCGGGATTCTGAACGTCAGCTCGATCGCCGGTTTTCTGCCGGGGCCCGGCATGGCGGTTTATTATGCGAGCAAGGCCTATGTGCTGTCCCTCACCGAGGCGCTGCATCAGGAGCTCGGCCCGAAAGGCGTCCGCGTCACCGCGCTGTGCCCGGGGCCGGTGTCGTCGGAATTCCAGCTGCGCGCCGGCTTCGAGCCCGGCCTCGATTCGGCGATCCTGAGCGTCTCGCCCGCCAAGGTCGCGCTGGCCGGCTATCGCGGCCTGATGGCCAACAAGCGGGTGGTTTTGCCGGGCCTCGGGATCAAGATGATCCCGCTGATGCTGCGCCTGTTCCCGCGCGGCTTCGTGGCCGGCGTGGTAGCGCGGATACAGTTGCGCCGCACCTGA
- a CDS encoding glutamine amidotransferase, whose translation MSDLAGVRGIAPAPPIPLHAADPRPVLIILHQESSTPGRVGNALRLLGHPLDIRRPRFGDPLPESLDDYAGAAMFGGPMSANDPDDYVRREIDWISVPLKEDRPFLGICLGAQMLAIQLGATVAPHPQGRAQIGYYPIRPTAAGLAVCADWPDHVYHWHREGFGLPAGAELLAEGSDFPVEALRYGHSYGFQFHPDVTTAMMHRWTTRGHERLALPGARPRGDHFAYRALHDVAERAWLKHFLDGWLAQMPLVAAMREAAE comes from the coding sequence CTGTCAGATCTGGCCGGAGTGCGCGGGATTGCACCGGCGCCACCGATTCCCCTGCATGCCGCCGACCCGCGCCCGGTCCTGATCATCCTGCACCAAGAGAGTTCCACCCCCGGCCGGGTCGGCAATGCGCTCCGGCTGCTTGGCCATCCGCTCGACATCCGCCGCCCCCGTTTCGGCGATCCGCTGCCGGAGTCGCTCGACGACTACGCCGGCGCGGCGATGTTCGGCGGCCCGATGAGCGCCAACGATCCGGACGACTATGTGCGCCGGGAGATCGACTGGATTTCCGTACCGCTGAAGGAAGACCGGCCGTTCCTCGGCATCTGCCTCGGCGCCCAGATGCTGGCCATCCAGCTCGGCGCCACGGTCGCGCCGCATCCGCAGGGCCGCGCCCAGATCGGCTATTATCCGATCCGCCCCACCGCGGCAGGGTTGGCGGTCTGCGCCGACTGGCCGGACCACGTCTATCACTGGCACCGCGAGGGTTTTGGATTGCCGGCAGGCGCCGAGCTGCTCGCCGAAGGCAGCGATTTCCCGGTCGAGGCATTGCGCTACGGCCATTCCTACGGCTTCCAGTTTCATCCCGACGTCACCACCGCGATGATGCATCGCTGGACCACGCGGGGCCATGAACGGCTGGCGCTGCCGGGCGCGCGGCCGCGCGGCGATCATTTCGCCTATCGCGCCCTGCACGACGTCGCCGAGCGCGCCTGGCTGAAGCATTTTCTCGATGGCTGGCTGGCGCAGATGCCGCTGGTGGCGGCGATGCGCGAGGCGGCGGAGTAG
- a CDS encoding YggT family protein: MRAVLDIVLIVLDLYVWLLIASAILSWLIAFNVVNTRNQFVASIAEFLFRITEPVLAPIRRSLPSLGGLDISPIVLILIIMFIQRVITYYIYPNVI, translated from the coding sequence ATGCGTGCCGTTCTCGATATCGTGCTGATCGTCCTCGATCTCTATGTCTGGCTGCTGATTGCCTCGGCGATCCTGTCCTGGCTGATCGCCTTCAATGTCGTCAACACCCGCAACCAGTTCGTTGCCTCGATCGCGGAATTCCTGTTCCGCATCACCGAGCCGGTGCTGGCGCCGATCCGCCGCTCGCTGCCCAGCCTCGGCGGCCTCGACATCTCGCCGATCGTGCTGATCCTGATCATCATGTTCATCCAGCGGGTCATTACCTACTACATCTACCCGAACGTCATCTGA
- the folD gene encoding bifunctional methylenetetrahydrofolate dehydrogenase/methenyltetrahydrofolate cyclohydrolase FolD — translation MTARIIDGKIIAAELRDRVAAEVARVKSEHGVTPGLAVVLVGSDPASEVYVRSKHKQTQAAGMASFEHKLPADVAQADLLALVAKLNADTTVHGILVQLPLPKGLDTEAVINAIDPAKDVDGLHPNNAGRLAGGLPALSPCTPLGCIILTKTVHPSLEGMNAIVIGRSNLVGRPLVQLLLNENATVTIAHSRSRDLAKLCAQADLVYAAVGRPEMVRGDWIKPGATVIDVGINRIAGDDGKTKLVGDVAFQEALEVASAITPVPGGVGQMTVACLLVNTLRAACAIHGLAAPKV, via the coding sequence ATGACTGCCCGCATCATCGATGGAAAGATCATTGCCGCCGAGCTGCGCGACCGCGTCGCCGCCGAAGTGGCGCGGGTCAAGAGCGAGCATGGCGTGACGCCGGGTCTCGCGGTGGTGCTGGTCGGCTCCGATCCCGCTTCCGAGGTCTATGTGCGCAGCAAGCACAAGCAGACCCAGGCCGCCGGCATGGCGTCGTTCGAACACAAGCTGCCCGCCGATGTGGCGCAGGCCGATCTGCTGGCGCTGGTGGCAAAGCTGAATGCCGACACCACGGTGCACGGCATCCTGGTGCAGCTGCCGCTGCCCAAGGGGCTGGACACCGAGGCGGTCATCAATGCCATCGATCCCGCCAAGGACGTCGACGGGCTGCACCCGAACAATGCCGGCCGTCTCGCCGGCGGACTGCCCGCGCTGTCGCCGTGCACGCCGCTGGGCTGCATCATTTTGACGAAGACGGTGCATCCATCGCTGGAAGGCATGAATGCCATCGTGATCGGCCGCTCGAATCTGGTCGGCCGTCCGTTGGTGCAGCTGCTGCTCAACGAAAATGCCACGGTGACCATTGCGCATTCGCGATCGCGCGATCTGGCGAAACTCTGCGCGCAGGCCGATCTGGTCTATGCTGCGGTGGGCCGGCCGGAAATGGTGCGCGGCGACTGGATCAAGCCGGGCGCCACAGTGATCGACGTCGGCATCAACCGGATTGCCGGCGACGACGGCAAGACCAAGCTGGTCGGCGACGTCGCTTTTCAGGAAGCGCTGGAGGTCGCCAGCGCCATCACCCCGGTGCCGGGCGGCGTCGGCCAGATGACAGTGGCGTGCCTTTTGGTCAACACCCTGCGCGCGGCTTGCGCGATCCATGGACTCGCGGCGCCAAAGGTTTAG